In Cyprinus carpio isolate SPL01 chromosome B16, ASM1834038v1, whole genome shotgun sequence, the following are encoded in one genomic region:
- the LOC109106072 gene encoding elongator complex protein 6-like has translation MFPELNSILNSTPDSFKSSDFILVSDRRADASFLIHHYLSFYLRAGCKVCFLGLVQSFSHYSAVGQRLGVSLAQAREKGQLVFLEGLKESFGVLLQDTSQETQPLSYLRSPGAGLEGLFRFVESCVRQSGDGNAGESWGPPVLLIDDLSVLLSLGVSVGAILDFTLYCQATVCSELQGNMVILVRCEEEDADDDEEGSNLLQRGLVHQCNLALHVEGLPTGYCRDIHGQMEVWWRQRGETIYNQRKIFHFKVHDKGASFFARGTSSAVL, from the exons ATGTTTCCAGAATTGAACAGTATTCTCAATTCCACTCCAGACAGTTTCAAATCG AGTGACTTTATCCTGGTGTCAGACAGACGAGCTGATGCATCATTCCTTATTCATCACTACCTGTCTTTCTATTTACGTG CTGGCTGTAAGGTGTGTTTTCTGGGCCTTGTGCAGTCCTTCAGTCACTACAGTGCTGTCGGTCAGAGGCTG GGTGTGAGTCTGGCACAGGCAAGAGAGAAGGGTCAGCTCGTGTTTCTTGAAGGACTGAAGGAATCTTTTGGAGTTTTATTACAGGACACCAGTCAGGAGACACAACCTTTGAGTTATCTCAG GTCCCCAGGTGCTGGACTGGAAGGTCTGTTCAGATTTGTGGAAAGTTGTGTGCGTCAGAGTGGAGATGGTAATGCTGGTGAATCATGGGGTCCTCCGGTGTTACTCATAGATGATCTCAGTGTGCTCCTGAGTTTAGGTGTTAGTGTTGGAGCAATACTAGACTTTACCCTGTACTGCCAAGCCACTGTGTGCTCTGAGTTACAG GGAAATATGGTTATTCTGGTGAGATGTGAGGAGGAGGAtgcagatgatgatgaagagggaTCAAACCTGCTTCAGAGGGGACTAGTTCATCAGTGTAACTTGGCTTTACATGTAGAGGGGTTACCCACGGGCTACTGCAGGGACATACATGGACAG atggaGGTTTGGTGGAGACAGAGAGGAGAGACCATCTACAACCAACGaaaaatatttcactttaaagTCCACGATAAAGGAGCATCGTTTTTTGCTCGAGGGACTTCTAGTGCTGTTCTATAA
- the aldh5a1 gene encoding succinate-semialdehyde dehydrogenase, mitochondrial isoform X2, with protein sequence MLQRHYSLDVSAQLLRTQAFIEGRWVSAASTFPVLDPATGEEIAKVSDCGTKEAQDAVNAAYKAFHLWKNHTAKERSILLRKWFDLINQHKEDLAKLITAECGKPMKESIGEMTYSASFLEWFSEEARRVYGDIVAPPAKDRKILLLKQPVGVASIITPWNFPSAMITRKVGAALAAGCTVVVKPAEDTPLSALALAELSVQAGIPPGVFNVVPCSREKTPAVGELLCTDPLVAKISFTGSTATGKILLRHAAGTVKRVSMELGGHAPFIVFDSADVDKAVAGAMVSKFRNSGQTCVCSNRFLVQSGIHDAFMEKLAKAMDAELKLGHGSEPTTTQGPLINTRAAEKLENQIADAVAQGAVIVRGGKRLEGSFMQPTLLSSVKTDMLCMQEESFGPLIPVVKFNTEQEALAIANASPVGLAGYFYSRDISQIWRVAEQMEVGMVGVNEGLISTTEASFGGIKQSGMGREGSKYGIDEYLEIKYMCLGGLSL encoded by the exons ATGCTGCAGCGGCATTACAGCCTCGATGTGTCAGCGCAGCTCCTGCGGACTCAAGCCTTCATAGAAGGGCGCTGGGTCTCCGCTGCATCCACGTTCCCCGTGTTAGATCCAGCCACGGGAGAAGAGATCGCGAAGGTGTCAGACTGCGGTACAAAGGAAGCTCAAGACGCGGTCAATGCTGCATACAAAGCGTTTCACCTGTGGAAGAATCACACAGCCAAG GAAAGAAGCATTTTATTACGAAAATGGTTTGATCTGATCAATCAGCACAAGGAAGATCTTGCCAAGTTGATCACAGCAGAGTGT GGGAAGCCCATGAAGGAGTCTATCGGTGAGATGACATACTCTGCCTCCTTCCTGGAGTGGTTTTCTGAAGAGGCCAGACGTGTGTATGGAGATATTGTCGCACCTCCAGCCAAGGACCGCAAAATCCTGTTACTCAAGCAGCCGGTGGGAGTGGCTTCCATCATTACACCT TGGAATTTCCCCAGTGCCATGATCACCAGGAAGGTGGGCGCAGCACTGGCGGCGGGCTGCACTGTGGTGGTGAAGCCGGCTGAGGATACGCCTCTCTCTGCTCTGGCCCTTGCTGAG CTGTCGGTTCAGGCTGGCATTCCTCCTGGGGTGTTTAATGTAGTGCCCTGCTCGAGAGAAAAGACCCCTGCTGTGGGGGAGCTGCTCTGCACGGACCCTCTCGTGGCCAAAATCTCATTTACCGGCTCCACGGCCACTGGCAAG ATACTTCTAAGACATGCTGCAGGAACGGTCAAAAGGGTCTCCATGGAGTTGGGAGGACATGCCCCCTTTATTGTATTTGACAGCGCTGATGTAGATAAAGCCGTTGCAGGAGCGATGGTTTCCAAATTCAGGAACTCAGGCCAG ACCTGCGTGTGCTCCAACCGCTTTTTGGTACAGAGTGGGATCCATGATGCTTTCATGGAGAAGCTGGCCAAGGCTATGGATGCTGAACTGAAGCTTGGCCACGGCTCGGAGCCCACCACCACACAAGGGCCTCTAATCAACACCCGCGCCGCAGAGAAG CTGGAGAACCAGATTGCAGATGCTGTGGCACAGGGAGCAGTCATAGTTCGAGGTGGGAAGAGACTGGAGGGCTCCTTCATGCAGCCCACCCTGCTGTCCAGTGTCAAAACTGACATGCTCTGCATGCAAGAGGAAAGCTTTGGACCCCTCATTCCTGTTGTTAA gttCAACACAGAACAGGAGGCACTTGCCATTGCCAATGCTTCTCCTGTTGGTTTAGCAG GTTACTTTTACTCCAGAGACATCAGTCAGATCTGGCGGGTGGCGGAACAGATGGAAGTGGGCATGGTTGGGGTCAACGAAGGTCTGATCTCCACCACAGAAGCCTCATTTGGTGGAATCAAACAGTCTGGAATGGGCAGAGAAGGATCCAAATACGGCATCGATGAGTATCTAGAAATAAAGTACATGTGTTTGGGAGGACTCTCTCTTTAA
- the LOC109106070 gene encoding CDC42 small effector protein 1-like, with protein sequence MPEMSAFWHKIGCCVVAKPPPKKKRRRIDRSMIGEPTNFVHLTHIGSGEMADGMQPSGPMQEQMRSKVPHANGRNSLL encoded by the exons ATGCCGGAGATGAGTGCGTTTTGGCATAAGATCGGCTGCTGTGTGGTAGCCAAGCCTCCTCCG AAGAAGAAACGGAGGAGAATTGACCGCAGCATGATCGGAGAACCCACAAACTTTGTTCATCTGACACACATAGGCTCTGGTGAAATGGCAGATGGCATGCAACCG TCTGGCCCAATGCAGGAACAAATGAGATCCAAAGTGCCTCATGCAAATGGACGAAACAGCTTGTTATAG
- the LOC109106576 gene encoding GA-binding protein subunit beta-2-like isoform X1 encodes MSLVDLGKRLLEAARKGQDDEVRSLMANGAPFTTDWLGTSPLHLAAQYGHYSTAEVLLRAGVSRDARTKVDRTPLHMAAAEGHSSIVELLVKSGADINAKDMLKMTALHWATEHGHRGVVELLLKNGADTHALSKFDKTPFNIAVDRGNTELMLMLQEGMQNQVNMNPERTILSSTSPATASPQFIISSSGVVNLSDIVLTNAKANAAGAAESGIAADSVDSAIQHLVGEDGQRVITIVTDQQGNLQTGNMGQKFFVTMQGQQMVAVPAGQIAEEIITEDTKPVPTRKRKFELTVNNTDVKHKEPTEKNSRELLEQQLKEANRKAQEYRQQLLRKEQEAEQYRLKLEAIANGQTNGTSTEPQEEVVLQEEEEEEVVGEEEIVMLPEGAIIIKEEPLDSTTGETVTLIEAADITATSEGTP; translated from the exons ATGTCGCTTGTGGATTTGGGAAAGCGTTTGTTGGAGGCAGCACGCAAAGGACAGGATGATGAAGTGAGGTCACTTATGGCCAATGGAGCTCCTTTTACTACAGACTGG CTGGGAACCTCACCACTTCATTTAGCTGCACAGTACGGGCACTACTCCACGGCGGAGGTGCTTCTCCGTGCCGGAGTGAGTAGAGATGCCCGCACTAAAGTCGATCGAACCCCCCTCCACATGGCTGCAGCAGAGGGCCACTCAAGCATTGTTGAATTGCTGGTCAAG AGTGGTGCAGACATCAATGCCAAAGACATGCTGAAAATGACCGCCCTGCACTGGGCTACAGAACATGGGCACAGGGGAGTCGTGGAGCTCTTGCTCAAAAACGGTGCTGATACTCACGCCCTCAGCAAGTTTGACAAGACGCCTTTTAACATTGCGGTGGACCGAGGGAACACTGAGCTGATGCTGATGTTACAG GAGGGAATGCAGAACCAAGTGAACATGAATCCAGAGAGGACTATCCTAAGCAGCACGTCACCCGCCACCGCCAGCCCTCAGTTcatcatctcctcctctggagtggTCAATCTCTCTGATATTGTTCTCACTAATGCTAAGGCTAATGCAG CAGGAGCTGCAGAGAGTGGGATCGCTGCTGATTCGGTAGATTCTGCCATCCAGCATCTTGTAGGGGAAGATGGCCAGAGAGTCATCACCATAGTAACCGACCAACAGGGAAACCTGCAGACTGGCAACATGGGACAGAAATTCTTTGTCACAATGCAGGGGCAGCAAA TGGTTGCAGTGCCAGCGGGTCAGATTGCAGAAGAAATCATAACAGAGGACACAAAACCAGTTCCAACACGGAAGCGGAAATTTGAATTAACCGTCAACAACACAGATGTCAAACACAAG GAGCCCACTGAGAAGAACAGTCGGGAACTACTGGAACAGCAACTAAAGGAAGCAAACAGAAAAGCCCAGGAGTACAGACAGCAGTTACTACGAAAGGAGCAGGAAGCGGAGCAGTACAGGCTTAAACTGGAGGCCATTGCAAACGGCCAGACCAATGGCACCAGCACAGAGCCCCAAGAGGAAGTGGTGCtccaggaagaggaagaggaggaggtaGTTGGCGAAGAGGAAATTGTCATGTTGCCAGAAGGGGCCATCATCATTAAAGAGGAGCCCCTTGACTCAACGACAGGAGAAACAGTAACGTTAATAGAAGCCGCAGATATCACAGCCACTTCAGAGGGCACGCCGTAG
- the LOC109106576 gene encoding GA-binding protein subunit beta-2-like isoform X2 → MSLVDLGKRLLEAARKGQDDEVRSLMANGAPFTTDWLGTSPLHLAAQYGHYSTAEVLLRAGVSRDARTKVDRTPLHMAAAEGHSSIVELLVKSGADINAKDMLKMTALHWATEHGHRGVVELLLKNGADTHALSKFDKTPFNIAVDRGNTELMLMLQEGMQNQVNMNPERTILSSTSPATASPQFIISSSGVVNLSDIVLTNAKANAGAAESGIAADSVDSAIQHLVGEDGQRVITIVTDQQGNLQTGNMGQKFFVTMQGQQMVAVPAGQIAEEIITEDTKPVPTRKRKFELTVNNTDVKHKEPTEKNSRELLEQQLKEANRKAQEYRQQLLRKEQEAEQYRLKLEAIANGQTNGTSTEPQEEVVLQEEEEEEVVGEEEIVMLPEGAIIIKEEPLDSTTGETVTLIEAADITATSEGTP, encoded by the exons ATGTCGCTTGTGGATTTGGGAAAGCGTTTGTTGGAGGCAGCACGCAAAGGACAGGATGATGAAGTGAGGTCACTTATGGCCAATGGAGCTCCTTTTACTACAGACTGG CTGGGAACCTCACCACTTCATTTAGCTGCACAGTACGGGCACTACTCCACGGCGGAGGTGCTTCTCCGTGCCGGAGTGAGTAGAGATGCCCGCACTAAAGTCGATCGAACCCCCCTCCACATGGCTGCAGCAGAGGGCCACTCAAGCATTGTTGAATTGCTGGTCAAG AGTGGTGCAGACATCAATGCCAAAGACATGCTGAAAATGACCGCCCTGCACTGGGCTACAGAACATGGGCACAGGGGAGTCGTGGAGCTCTTGCTCAAAAACGGTGCTGATACTCACGCCCTCAGCAAGTTTGACAAGACGCCTTTTAACATTGCGGTGGACCGAGGGAACACTGAGCTGATGCTGATGTTACAG GAGGGAATGCAGAACCAAGTGAACATGAATCCAGAGAGGACTATCCTAAGCAGCACGTCACCCGCCACCGCCAGCCCTCAGTTcatcatctcctcctctggagtggTCAATCTCTCTGATATTGTTCTCACTAATGCTAAGGCTAATGCAG GAGCTGCAGAGAGTGGGATCGCTGCTGATTCGGTAGATTCTGCCATCCAGCATCTTGTAGGGGAAGATGGCCAGAGAGTCATCACCATAGTAACCGACCAACAGGGAAACCTGCAGACTGGCAACATGGGACAGAAATTCTTTGTCACAATGCAGGGGCAGCAAA TGGTTGCAGTGCCAGCGGGTCAGATTGCAGAAGAAATCATAACAGAGGACACAAAACCAGTTCCAACACGGAAGCGGAAATTTGAATTAACCGTCAACAACACAGATGTCAAACACAAG GAGCCCACTGAGAAGAACAGTCGGGAACTACTGGAACAGCAACTAAAGGAAGCAAACAGAAAAGCCCAGGAGTACAGACAGCAGTTACTACGAAAGGAGCAGGAAGCGGAGCAGTACAGGCTTAAACTGGAGGCCATTGCAAACGGCCAGACCAATGGCACCAGCACAGAGCCCCAAGAGGAAGTGGTGCtccaggaagaggaagaggaggaggtaGTTGGCGAAGAGGAAATTGTCATGTTGCCAGAAGGGGCCATCATCATTAAAGAGGAGCCCCTTGACTCAACGACAGGAGAAACAGTAACGTTAATAGAAGCCGCAGATATCACAGCCACTTCAGAGGGCACGCCGTAG
- the aldh5a1 gene encoding succinate-semialdehyde dehydrogenase, mitochondrial isoform X1 has product MGSLYLSRGRCILRQVFFGLPSMLQRHYSLDVSAQLLRTQAFIEGRWVSAASTFPVLDPATGEEIAKVSDCGTKEAQDAVNAAYKAFHLWKNHTAKERSILLRKWFDLINQHKEDLAKLITAECGKPMKESIGEMTYSASFLEWFSEEARRVYGDIVAPPAKDRKILLLKQPVGVASIITPWNFPSAMITRKVGAALAAGCTVVVKPAEDTPLSALALAELSVQAGIPPGVFNVVPCSREKTPAVGELLCTDPLVAKISFTGSTATGKILLRHAAGTVKRVSMELGGHAPFIVFDSADVDKAVAGAMVSKFRNSGQTCVCSNRFLVQSGIHDAFMEKLAKAMDAELKLGHGSEPTTTQGPLINTRAAEKLENQIADAVAQGAVIVRGGKRLEGSFMQPTLLSSVKTDMLCMQEESFGPLIPVVKFNTEQEALAIANASPVGLAGYFYSRDISQIWRVAEQMEVGMVGVNEGLISTTEASFGGIKQSGMGREGSKYGIDEYLEIKYMCLGGLSL; this is encoded by the exons ATGGGCAGTTTATATCTCTCAAGAGGTCGGTGTATTCTCCGGCAGGTGTTCTTTGGCCTACCCAGCATGCTGCAGCGGCATTACAGCCTCGATGTGTCAGCGCAGCTCCTGCGGACTCAAGCCTTCATAGAAGGGCGCTGGGTCTCCGCTGCATCCACGTTCCCCGTGTTAGATCCAGCCACGGGAGAAGAGATCGCGAAGGTGTCAGACTGCGGTACAAAGGAAGCTCAAGACGCGGTCAATGCTGCATACAAAGCGTTTCACCTGTGGAAGAATCACACAGCCAAG GAAAGAAGCATTTTATTACGAAAATGGTTTGATCTGATCAATCAGCACAAGGAAGATCTTGCCAAGTTGATCACAGCAGAGTGT GGGAAGCCCATGAAGGAGTCTATCGGTGAGATGACATACTCTGCCTCCTTCCTGGAGTGGTTTTCTGAAGAGGCCAGACGTGTGTATGGAGATATTGTCGCACCTCCAGCCAAGGACCGCAAAATCCTGTTACTCAAGCAGCCGGTGGGAGTGGCTTCCATCATTACACCT TGGAATTTCCCCAGTGCCATGATCACCAGGAAGGTGGGCGCAGCACTGGCGGCGGGCTGCACTGTGGTGGTGAAGCCGGCTGAGGATACGCCTCTCTCTGCTCTGGCCCTTGCTGAG CTGTCGGTTCAGGCTGGCATTCCTCCTGGGGTGTTTAATGTAGTGCCCTGCTCGAGAGAAAAGACCCCTGCTGTGGGGGAGCTGCTCTGCACGGACCCTCTCGTGGCCAAAATCTCATTTACCGGCTCCACGGCCACTGGCAAG ATACTTCTAAGACATGCTGCAGGAACGGTCAAAAGGGTCTCCATGGAGTTGGGAGGACATGCCCCCTTTATTGTATTTGACAGCGCTGATGTAGATAAAGCCGTTGCAGGAGCGATGGTTTCCAAATTCAGGAACTCAGGCCAG ACCTGCGTGTGCTCCAACCGCTTTTTGGTACAGAGTGGGATCCATGATGCTTTCATGGAGAAGCTGGCCAAGGCTATGGATGCTGAACTGAAGCTTGGCCACGGCTCGGAGCCCACCACCACACAAGGGCCTCTAATCAACACCCGCGCCGCAGAGAAG CTGGAGAACCAGATTGCAGATGCTGTGGCACAGGGAGCAGTCATAGTTCGAGGTGGGAAGAGACTGGAGGGCTCCTTCATGCAGCCCACCCTGCTGTCCAGTGTCAAAACTGACATGCTCTGCATGCAAGAGGAAAGCTTTGGACCCCTCATTCCTGTTGTTAA gttCAACACAGAACAGGAGGCACTTGCCATTGCCAATGCTTCTCCTGTTGGTTTAGCAG GTTACTTTTACTCCAGAGACATCAGTCAGATCTGGCGGGTGGCGGAACAGATGGAAGTGGGCATGGTTGGGGTCAACGAAGGTCTGATCTCCACCACAGAAGCCTCATTTGGTGGAATCAAACAGTCTGGAATGGGCAGAGAAGGATCCAAATACGGCATCGATGAGTATCTAGAAATAAAGTACATGTGTTTGGGAGGACTCTCTCTTTAA